From the genome of Blautia hydrogenotrophica DSM 10507:
TGATTTTACCGCTGTACACCACACTTTTGCAGTTGGATGAGAATTTGCTGGAGGCTGCCAGAGATCTGGGGGCAGGGCCGGCGGCAGTTTTTTGCAGGGTGACGATTCCGCTGTCTATGCCGGGGATTGTCAGCGGAGTGACAATGATTTTTCTTCCGGCTATGACCAACTATGTGATTTTGGATATGGTGTATAATAGTACTTATATTATGGGCTCCTTAATTGGAAGTTATTTCAACATTTATGATTGGAATAATGGCTCCATGATTTCATTGATTCTGTTCGCAGGAATTTGTATTGTTTCGTATTTTACAGGGAAAGTGGACCAGAGTGGGATTGAAAACAGGAGGGCTATCTTATGATGAAGAAAGTGATTTCCTATACATGGTTAGTTTTGGTGGCGCTTTTTATGTATATACCTGTGGCGGTTCTAGCTGTCTATAGCTTTACAGAATCGACGACGATAGGTGCGGTTCGAGGCTTTTCCTTGAAGAACTATGTGACCTTGTTTACGATGTCTGATCTGAGAGACATGATTATCGGAACTTTTGTACTGGCTGTCGGAGCGGCTGTGCTGGCTACGATTTTGGGAACTCTAGGAGCGATCGGTTCTTTTTATTCCAGACCATTTTCCAGGACTCTTTTGGAGACGGCGAATCGTATTCCTGTAGTCAACGCCGAGGTGGTGACAGCGTTTGCTATCTGTATACTTTTGATTGTCGTTCTGGGAATTGATAAGCGTACATTCGTTCCACTGGTGATCGGACATATGGTGCTGTGTACTCCGTTCGTCTACCTGTCTGTGATGCCGAAGCTAAAGCAGATGGATAACGGGCTGTATGAAGCGGCCATGGATTTGGGAGCTACGCCGTTTCAGGCGCTGCGCAAGGTGGTGATTCCACAGATCATCCCAGGTATCATTTCGGGATTTATGTTGTCTATCACGCTTTCTCTGGATGATTATTTCATTACTACTTATACGAAGCCGGCGACTTTTGACACGATCAGTACCTATGTGGTCAATGCCACCAGAGGGGCACAGACACAGATCAAGACAGCGCTATGGGCGTTATCTACAGTGATCTTTGTGGTCGTGGTTCTGGCTGTGGTATTGATGAATCTGGTGGTATCCAGAAGAAAGGACAGTCAGGAGGTAGGTGCGGTACATGAGAAGGAGAGATAGAAAAAGAACGGTCATAAAAAGAGTGACGGTTGGTCTGTTGGGGATTTCTTTGCTTCCGCTTACCCCTGTGGCAGTCTCCCAGGCGGCTGAGAATGGGAAGAAAACTCCGGATAAGATTGTGCTGCGCGTCGCTAACTGGGAGGAATACATCGACGAAGGTGGATGGGATGAAGCGATTGAGTTGGAAGATGAGAATCATTCGGTGATTCTAGGAGAGAATTCCATCGTAGAAGACTTTGAGCAGTGGTATTGGGCGACTTATGGAGTCCAGGTGGAAGTGGAGTACTCCACCTATGGGAATAATGAAGACCTTTATAACCAGCTTACCTTAGGCAATACTATGGATTTAATCTGCCCTTCTGAGTATATGTTTATGAAGTTGATTTCCGAGGACAGATTGCAGCCTCTGTCTGAAAATTTTTTTGATACAGGGGAAGAAAATAATTACTATATTCGCGGAGTATCCGGCTATATTAAGAATATTTTTGATGAAAATACCATAGAAGGACAACCTTGGAGTAAGTTTGCGGCAGGGTATATGTGGGGAACGACAGGAATTGTCTATAATCCCCAGGTGATTTCTGAGGAAGAGGCTTCCCACTGGAAACTGTTAAAAGATCCGAAATATAAAGGGCAGGTTACGATTAAGGACAATGTGAGGGATAGTTATTTTGCGGCTCTGGGAATACTGAATGAGGAAGAGTTGCTCCAAGATAAGCTGGTGAAGTCTGCGCAGCGGCAACAGATGATGGCCAAGATCATGAACCGGACTGATGACCAGACTGTGGAGGCGGCGGAGGATACCTTAAAAGAGATTAAGAAGAACGCCTACTCTTTCGAATCCGACAGTGGAAAATCGGATATGGTGACGGGAAAAGTCCTGGCGAATTATCAGTGGTCTGGCGATGCGGTCTATACCATG
Proteins encoded in this window:
- a CDS encoding ABC transporter permease, whose amino-acid sequence is MMKKVISYTWLVLVALFMYIPVAVLAVYSFTESTTIGAVRGFSLKNYVTLFTMSDLRDMIIGTFVLAVGAAVLATILGTLGAIGSFYSRPFSRTLLETANRIPVVNAEVVTAFAICILLIVVLGIDKRTFVPLVIGHMVLCTPFVYLSVMPKLKQMDNGLYEAAMDLGATPFQALRKVVIPQIIPGIISGFMLSITLSLDDYFITTYTKPATFDTISTYVVNATRGAQTQIKTALWALSTVIFVVVVLAVVLMNLVVSRRKDSQEVGAVHEKER
- a CDS encoding extracellular solute-binding protein, translated to MRRRDRKRTVIKRVTVGLLGISLLPLTPVAVSQAAENGKKTPDKIVLRVANWEEYIDEGGWDEAIELEDENHSVILGENSIVEDFEQWYWATYGVQVEVEYSTYGNNEDLYNQLTLGNTMDLICPSEYMFMKLISEDRLQPLSENFFDTGEENNYYIRGVSGYIKNIFDENTIEGQPWSKFAAGYMWGTTGIVYNPQVISEEEASHWKLLKDPKYKGQVTIKDNVRDSYFAALGILNEEELLQDKLVKSAQRQQMMAKIMNRTDDQTVEAAEDTLKEIKKNAYSFESDSGKSDMVTGKVLANYQWSGDAVYTMDQADVDDYTLCYAVPEECTNIWFDGWVMLKDGIKGDPEKQQAAEAFINFISRPDNVVRNMDYIGYTSVIAGGDSDLIFSYADWCYGTEEEEGTVEYPVGFFFSGDNSDQDYIITADAQQTNRQLYAQYPPQDVLERTVVMQYFDRENNDKINQMWVNVRCFDLTSLTFADWGKIIFVAVAVIVGIVIFHRRDDVFRKRR